The following coding sequences are from one Nicotiana tomentosiformis chromosome 3, ASM39032v3, whole genome shotgun sequence window:
- the LOC104103949 gene encoding uncharacterized protein isoform X1, which translates to MLLCGGHRFNVLAPIPFSFGTFIKHLATSKCSKLSLSTKSFTTAASANVFSSSRFEALNSRQKEQVHLYIDSLLEWNQRMNLTAVREESEVMERHVEDSLSIIDPIRTSYLSHCGASSENLNLVDVGSGAGLPGVILAIACPGWKVTLLESMNKRCSFLEHVVSQIGLSNVRVKRERAEKLGQDISFRESFDVAVARAVAEMRILAEYCLPLVRTGGIFVAAKGHDPQEEVQSAERAIQLMGASLLEIRCVDSHSKHGQRTAIICLKDKPTPKKYPRDPGTPAKVPL; encoded by the exons ATGTTACTTTGCGGAGGCCATAGGTTCAATGTATTGGCGCCAATCCCATTCTCTTTTGGGACTTTCATCAAACACCTTGCAACTTCAAAATGCTCAAAGCTTTCACTGAGCACAAAATCATTTACTACCGCCGCTAGCGCAAACGTCTTCAGCTCCTCCCGTTTTGAAGCTCTAAACTCCCGTCAAAAAGAACAAGTTCATCTCTACATCGATTCCCTCCTCGAATGGAACCAG AGAATGAATCTGACTGCCGTAAGGGAGGAGAGTGAGGTCATGGAAAGGCATGTTGAAGACTCGCTTTCAATAATAGATCCAATTCGGACTTCGTATCTCTCACATTGTGGAGCTTCATCAGAGAATCTCAATCTCGTCGATGTTGGAAGTGGTGCGGGGCTTCCTGGAGTAATTTTGGCCATTGCTTGCCCTG GTTGGAAAGTGACGCTTCTGGAGTCTATGAACAAGCGTTGTTCCTTCCTGGAGCATGTGGTAAGTCAGATAGGTCTATCAAATGTTCGAGTTAAAAGAGAAAGAGCTGAG AAGTTAGGACAAGACATCAGCTTCAGAGAGTCTTTTGATGTTGCAGTTGCTAGAGCAGTTGCAGAAATGAGAATTTTAG CTGAGTATTGCCTTCCTCTAGTCCGGACTGGTGGTATCTTTGTAGCTGCAAAAGGTCATGATCCTCAG GAGGAAGTACAAAGTGCAGAGAGAGCAATACAACTGATGGGAGCCTCTCTATTGGAAATTCGGTGTG TTGATTCCCACAGTAAACATGGACAGAGAACTGCAATAATTTGTTTGAAAGATAAACCTACCCCCAAGAAATATCCTCGAGATCCAGGAACTCCAGCAAAGGTTCCACTTTGA
- the LOC104103949 gene encoding uncharacterized protein isoform X3: protein MLLCGGHRFNVLAPIPFSFGTFIKHLATSKCSKLSLSTKSFTTAASANVFSSSRFEALNSRQKEQVHLYIDSLLEWNQRMNLTAVREESEVMERHVEDSLSIIDPIRTSYLSHCGASSENLNLVDVGSGAGLPGVILAIACPGWKVTLLESMNKRCSFLEHVVSQIGLSNVRVKRERAEKLGQDISFRESFDVAVARAVAEMRILAEYCLPLVRTGGIFVAAKGHDPQLIPTVNMDRELQ, encoded by the exons ATGTTACTTTGCGGAGGCCATAGGTTCAATGTATTGGCGCCAATCCCATTCTCTTTTGGGACTTTCATCAAACACCTTGCAACTTCAAAATGCTCAAAGCTTTCACTGAGCACAAAATCATTTACTACCGCCGCTAGCGCAAACGTCTTCAGCTCCTCCCGTTTTGAAGCTCTAAACTCCCGTCAAAAAGAACAAGTTCATCTCTACATCGATTCCCTCCTCGAATGGAACCAG AGAATGAATCTGACTGCCGTAAGGGAGGAGAGTGAGGTCATGGAAAGGCATGTTGAAGACTCGCTTTCAATAATAGATCCAATTCGGACTTCGTATCTCTCACATTGTGGAGCTTCATCAGAGAATCTCAATCTCGTCGATGTTGGAAGTGGTGCGGGGCTTCCTGGAGTAATTTTGGCCATTGCTTGCCCTG GTTGGAAAGTGACGCTTCTGGAGTCTATGAACAAGCGTTGTTCCTTCCTGGAGCATGTGGTAAGTCAGATAGGTCTATCAAATGTTCGAGTTAAAAGAGAAAGAGCTGAG AAGTTAGGACAAGACATCAGCTTCAGAGAGTCTTTTGATGTTGCAGTTGCTAGAGCAGTTGCAGAAATGAGAATTTTAG CTGAGTATTGCCTTCCTCTAGTCCGGACTGGTGGTATCTTTGTAGCTGCAAAAGGTCATGATCCTCAG TTGATTCCCACAGTAAACATGGACAGAGAACTGCAATAA
- the LOC104103949 gene encoding uncharacterized protein isoform X2: protein MLLCGGHRFNVLAPIPFSFGTFIKHLATSKCSKLSLSTKSFTTAASANVFSSSRFEALNSRQKEQVHLYIDSLLEWNQRMNLTAVREESEVMERHVEDSLSIIDPIRTSYLSHCGASSENLNLVDVGSGAGLPGVILAIACPGQKLGQDISFRESFDVAVARAVAEMRILAEYCLPLVRTGGIFVAAKGHDPQEEVQSAERAIQLMGASLLEIRCVDSHSKHGQRTAIICLKDKPTPKKYPRDPGTPAKVPL from the exons ATGTTACTTTGCGGAGGCCATAGGTTCAATGTATTGGCGCCAATCCCATTCTCTTTTGGGACTTTCATCAAACACCTTGCAACTTCAAAATGCTCAAAGCTTTCACTGAGCACAAAATCATTTACTACCGCCGCTAGCGCAAACGTCTTCAGCTCCTCCCGTTTTGAAGCTCTAAACTCCCGTCAAAAAGAACAAGTTCATCTCTACATCGATTCCCTCCTCGAATGGAACCAG AGAATGAATCTGACTGCCGTAAGGGAGGAGAGTGAGGTCATGGAAAGGCATGTTGAAGACTCGCTTTCAATAATAGATCCAATTCGGACTTCGTATCTCTCACATTGTGGAGCTTCATCAGAGAATCTCAATCTCGTCGATGTTGGAAGTGGTGCGGGGCTTCCTGGAGTAATTTTGGCCATTGCTTGCCCTG GACAGAAGTTAGGACAAGACATCAGCTTCAGAGAGTCTTTTGATGTTGCAGTTGCTAGAGCAGTTGCAGAAATGAGAATTTTAG CTGAGTATTGCCTTCCTCTAGTCCGGACTGGTGGTATCTTTGTAGCTGCAAAAGGTCATGATCCTCAG GAGGAAGTACAAAGTGCAGAGAGAGCAATACAACTGATGGGAGCCTCTCTATTGGAAATTCGGTGTG TTGATTCCCACAGTAAACATGGACAGAGAACTGCAATAATTTGTTTGAAAGATAAACCTACCCCCAAGAAATATCCTCGAGATCCAGGAACTCCAGCAAAGGTTCCACTTTGA